In one window of Kitasatospora sp. MMS16-BH015 DNA:
- a CDS encoding DeoR/GlpR family DNA-binding transcription regulator has protein sequence MTDQMVLTSRRRELILETVRSTGGIRIAALVDRLGVSSVTVHRDLDVLVRQGVVRKVHGGAVAVESAGRGRARPAPEPDRAGTEAALADAAVRLVAPGAVVALAAGPTALAVAARLPEIPDLTVVTNSLPVADLLAEAGRHAGTAGPSVVLSGGTPTRSGALVGTLADQAIRSLPTDLLFLGVHGVSERAGLTTPDLAEAQTNRALIASAGRTVVLAGHTRWGVVGLSSFAALAEVECFITDDALPAAARDVLARKTGELLLVPAVRLPGHQKSWHHSERSQL, from the coding sequence GTGACTGATCAGATGGTGCTCACCTCTCGGCGCCGGGAGTTGATCCTGGAGACGGTCCGCTCGACCGGCGGGATCCGCATCGCCGCACTGGTCGACCGGTTGGGCGTGTCGAGCGTGACCGTCCACCGTGACCTGGACGTGCTGGTCCGCCAGGGCGTCGTGCGCAAGGTGCACGGCGGGGCGGTGGCGGTGGAGTCGGCCGGGCGGGGCAGGGCCCGGCCTGCCCCCGAGCCCGACCGGGCGGGTACCGAGGCCGCACTGGCCGATGCGGCGGTGCGGCTGGTGGCGCCGGGCGCCGTGGTGGCCCTCGCGGCCGGGCCCACGGCCCTGGCGGTGGCGGCTCGGCTGCCGGAGATCCCGGATCTGACGGTGGTGACCAACTCCCTACCGGTCGCGGACCTGTTGGCGGAGGCCGGCCGCCACGCCGGAACGGCCGGGCCGTCGGTGGTCCTGTCCGGCGGCACTCCCACCCGGTCGGGGGCCTTGGTGGGGACGCTGGCGGACCAGGCGATCCGGTCCCTGCCCACCGACCTGCTGTTCCTGGGTGTGCACGGCGTCAGCGAGCGGGCCGGCCTCACCACGCCCGACCTCGCGGAGGCGCAGACCAATCGGGCCCTGATCGCCTCGGCGGGCCGTACGGTCGTGCTGGCCGGCCACACCAGGTGGGGCGTCGTCGGGCTGAGCAGCTTCGCCGCCCTCGCGGAGGTCGAGTGTTTCATCACCGACGACGCCCTCCCGGCCGCCGCCCGCGACGTCCTCGCCCGCAAGACCGGTGAACTGCTCCTCGTCCCGGCCGTCCGCTTGCCAGGCCATCAGAAGTCTTGGCACCATAGTGAGCGCTCACAATTGTGA